One Oncorhynchus keta strain PuntledgeMale-10-30-2019 chromosome 34, Oket_V2, whole genome shotgun sequence genomic window, TTCTACCTGGGCATCGATGTGTACATAGTACACATCTTTCTTTGTTCATTCAAGCAGTAGAATTGAGATAATCACACCGTACGCAAAGTGTATGAGTTGACATGGTGTGCCCTAGATTTGAACTTCTCTCAGTAAACTGTTTAACCACGGTACATATGGAGATGCATTACCTAAAACACAGACTGTGTGTTCTGCTGTGGAAGATATGGGTCTTCCACACATAAATGCACTCCGCATCCGACAACCAATAGAGGTCTTTAGTATCCCAGCAACACAACCATTGTATTGACATTGTAGAGGCAGGGGATGGCTGTACGTGGTGTGTGTTCGACAACATGTTCTACCAAAGTCAACCAGCATGGCCCAACATATATTTTAGTTCCAGTATTAGGTTTAAGGTACAATGCTCGCCTATTACAGTGTATGTAGACAACGTATAactgtgtttaacatgatttgttATCTTTAATTTCTACTCAGTCTATAGGCTACATATGCATAGTTGATGACGTcaacacacctgttaattggatTGTTAGTTCATTCAGTTAATCAATTATTCATTCACAGAAACACTTTTATACTGATCAACATTTCTTTACAATTTTATCCAACGTTttcatttacatacagtataatTAGACATATACAACAACCATCTGGGTAAACGATCACCAACAGTACTCAGCCAATTATACAAACACCATGGAAATGGTTAATTAGAAAACACTGTTCCCAGTTGTACATCATTTCTCTTCAGGTCTTTTTTTAGGAGAAGGGAAATAAAGACAGTCACACAAAGACTTTTGAGTGGCTCTGTTCATGGCTGTCCAGTGTCCACAGCACTTTAGACAAAACACAAGAATGTACTGTCCTCGCCACTATTGCGCAAATGCAAATCATTTGTTAAAAGACAGCAATGTTTCAGCAGCAAGCCGTCTATACTGTTGAAATGTTGATGTCTTAACAAATCGTATAGAGTATAGCATGTCCTTTACATCAGTGGAGCGCCCTGTAGCTTCAAGACCagagttggtgaccactgctttcCACGGTTACCATGGCATGTCCTCAGAGTGACCGTTAGTTCCACACAGCCGACTGGGTCTCACTGCACACGTAGATGTTACTGTCACACAGCCGACTGGGTCTCACTGCACACGTAGATGTTACTGTCACACAGCCGACTGGGTCTCACTGTACACGTAGATGTTACTGTCACACAGCCAACTGGGTCTCACTGCACACGTAGATGTTACTGTCACACAGCCGACTGGGTCTCACTGCACACGTAGATGTTACTGGGTCTCACCCTCCTGTGGCTCCGGCCCGGCACCCTGGGACACAGCCTGCAGCTCTTGGGCATGAACTCCAGACACGCCTCCCGGAACTTCCTGATCCTCCAGCAGTAGATGACTGGGTTAAACACGGTCTTCAGATAGCTGAGCCACAGAGCCCCCACACTGACCGGATAGAAGGCAGGGCTGAAGTAGAACCTCCGGCTGAACACGGCCAGCAAACTGACCACTGTGTGGGGCAGCCAGCACACAGAGAAGCCGATGAAGAGGATGAGGATGGTGGTGAAGGCCCGTGTCTTGAAGCTCATGTCCACATTGACCTGCGGGGGACGTTGCAGGCCAGTCAGGCCCAGCTTGCTGACCTGGTTGAGGACCGGGAGGCTGGCCTGGTCGGAGGTGTGGTTGTGGATGCGCAGGGCGTTGCGTCGGACCGTGTTAAGGATGCACAGGTAGGAGTAGAGCATGATGCCGAACGGCACAAAGAATACAGCCACTGCCAGCAGCACCGTGTAGCAGCGGTCGGCCAGCGACTCACTGTAGCCCAGCACGCACTGTGGTGCCCAGGCCCCCCCAATGCCCGTCACACCCGCCGCGCCCGCCCGCCAGCCGATCACGGACGGGAGCGCCACGCAGAGGGACAGCGCCCAGGAAGCGCCGATGAGCAGCTTGGCACGGTGTGGAGTCAGCTTGTCCTGCCGCTGAACGATAATGAGGAAACGGTCTACgctgatgatgaggaggatggaCACACCCTCCAGGACAAAGAGCCAATAGAGCATGACGGAAGCACGGCAGAACCCGCCCCCGAAGCGCCAGTCGGCGGTAGCCACGGTGACGGCGGTGAAGGGCATGCAGAGCAGCGAGAGCATGATGTCAGAGAATGCCAGCGTAGCGAGGAGCAGGTTGATGGCAGAACGCATGGCGGGCTTCTGGTAGACGATCAGACACACAATGGCGTTGCCTAGGAAACCAATGGCGATCATGAAGATCATGATAGCGGCCAGCGTCACACGCAGGGTGACAGGCATGAGGGGACTAGTAGTCCCAACCCCTGGCGGCGGAGGCGGCGGCGGTGAAATCACCACCCCTTCCTCTTCTTCCAGCTCCATCAGGGGGGCACACCTAGCCAGCAGGCTGCCGTTGCAAAACGCCATAGCGATGGTTATCAGGCTAACAGTCAGTTCCACCCTGGATACACATCATTTTTCTTTAGTCTAAAGTTGTGTTGTCAAAGCTTCCTTGGTCAGTCACACGTCCTGGTCTCCTCATTCATggccaggtctgaaacagaagcAACATTTTACATGTCAAATACATGCTGGAACAAAACGTGCATCCTAGAAACATTTGAGTGCAACATAGTTCCTTAAGAACCAAACAGACGGGACAGAAGGATTCCACTGATCATCGACATCCAGAAGGTAATCTACTGCGGCAAACGTTCGTTATGGTGTTTTGTCCACGTGAATTACTAGTAGTACTACGGGCTGTGGACAAGTAACTGAAGCACATACTTGTAGCGTTAGAGTTCTATACCGGGGAAgcccacacaaacaggagggaagCTAGTGTTTGGCTGGGAGCGAGGCTCATCAGCTTGTCACAGACACTGGGGCCTATGCTCTGGTTATTATCTGTTCAAAGTGTGAATTAGAATCAGAGGAGAGATGGATCACatttagtggaggagtggagggggaatGACTTGCCTGTGCCTCTGACGCTTATAGACTGTTATATAACCCAGAGAGGTTGGGCGGCGCACTTCCACACCCAGGCAGTCACCCGTTTTATGAACGAGGGgggcaggaccgagtttgggaagcgctgcatcacatacacacagaccttGTTGGCGAGGCAAAATCTCATCTGCTGGGGCAGCTCCACTACAGAATGTAATCCAGATGAAAGTGAATAGCTCACTCACAGGACACAGCTGTTTCCATGGTTGCAACCCCTTCTCTCGCtctgggggtggggtggagggatggggaatACTGTGGCTTTAAGCACCATCATGATGCACCTAGTGGTTCCTTTAACCCTGTAAACGAGCCCTTCTCAACACAGTGCTTCCTCCAGCTACACAGCTGTGAAAGGCAGGTGACGACCTGGAAGAGGACCACTGTCTCAACATTATGGATCTCATCAACCAATCCTTATGGAGGTTGTATGTGTGGGTGCTTTTGTGCTTTAAGCTTTTGAAAATTGATATTTCTGCCTCAAGCTTTACAAAGGAAAATTCTAGATGATCCCTGTTGTGGTTTCATATACAAGACCTTGCGTCAAAAGTGTTACTGATCGTTGCTGAGGCAACCAGGTCATCACATCCATGGTAACAAGGCAACCTCCCCTtcacccccatccccatctctctgctcCCTGCAAATGTCTGTGACATTACATTGTCTGTCTGTGAGTGGGGCTGTTGCGACCCACATATCAAACCGGCACTTCCACACTCACTAACTACTCCAGTGTTGGAGTAAAATGACTCTGGTATAAATACATGAGATAGGAACGAGAAGAGCCTGTTCTGAAGAAACATAGCTATGCTGCTACCAGGCTGCCTCCCCcatttccccatccctccatctctcattggATGAAATTCACCCACTTCTGTGCACGCACATAGTCCCGATGGAGAGAATAAACGAAGCAATGTTACAgacagatgaa contains:
- the gpr45 gene encoding high-affinity lysophosphatidic acid receptor, which encodes MAFCNGSLLARCAPLMELEEEEGVVISPPPPPPPGVGTTSPLMPVTLRVTLAAIMIFMIAIGFLGNAIVCLIVYQKPAMRSAINLLLATLAFSDIMLSLLCMPFTAVTVATADWRFGGGFCRASVMLYWLFVLEGVSILLIISVDRFLIIVQRQDKLTPHRAKLLIGASWALSLCVALPSVIGWRAGAAGVTGIGGAWAPQCVLGYSESLADRCYTVLLAVAVFFVPFGIMLYSYLCILNTVRRNALRIHNHTSDQASLPVLNQVSKLGLTGLQRPPQVNVDMSFKTRAFTTILILFIGFSVCWLPHTVVSLLAVFSRRFYFSPAFYPVSVGALWLSYLKTVFNPVIYCWRIRKFREACLEFMPKSCRLCPRVPGRSHRRVRPSNIYVCSETQSAV